From the genome of Deinococcus sp. AJ005, one region includes:
- a CDS encoding epimerase, giving the protein MTSQPRLVLAGGSGFLGRAVARHFAALGWDVVTVSRSPSAVTMPGRWVRWDGLRQGEWSREIDGAAAVLNLAGRTVNCRYTAQNMLDIYTSRLDTTWALGTAIQEAAQPPSVWLNSSTGTIYRSAQTPQTEAAGEIGDGFSVDVGQRWEAALMEEELPHTRRVALRTAMVYGLGADGVMATTDPLMRLGLGGPMAGGMQYVSWIHERDFCRAVEFLIAHELAGPINVSAPNPLPNRDFLRAYRNAWGMPLGIPSTAGLIGLGAKVMNSEAELLLKSRYAVPERLLNAGFKFEYPAWPEAIAALVAEVREVGHAAR; this is encoded by the coding sequence ATGACGTCTCAACCTCGGCTGGTCCTCGCAGGCGGTTCCGGCTTTCTGGGGCGTGCGGTGGCGCGGCATTTTGCGGCCCTGGGCTGGGACGTGGTGACGGTTTCGCGCTCACCTTCCGCCGTAACGATGCCGGGGCGCTGGGTGCGCTGGGACGGTCTGCGGCAGGGCGAGTGGAGCCGCGAGATTGATGGGGCCGCCGCCGTGCTGAATCTGGCCGGACGCACCGTGAATTGCCGTTACACCGCGCAGAACATGCTGGACATCTATACCTCACGCCTGGACACCACGTGGGCGCTGGGCACGGCGATCCAGGAAGCTGCACAGCCCCCGTCCGTGTGGCTGAACAGCAGCACCGGAACCATTTACCGCAGCGCTCAGACCCCGCAGACCGAGGCCGCGGGTGAGATCGGAGACGGCTTCAGCGTGGACGTGGGCCAGCGCTGGGAGGCTGCCCTGATGGAAGAGGAGTTGCCCCACACCCGCCGCGTGGCCCTGCGAACCGCGATGGTCTATGGCCTCGGCGCGGACGGTGTGATGGCCACCACCGATCCGCTGATGCGCCTGGGTCTGGGCGGCCCGATGGCGGGCGGTATGCAGTACGTGTCGTGGATTCACGAGCGCGATTTCTGCCGGGCGGTGGAGTTTCTGATCGCGCATGAGCTGGCAGGTCCCATCAATGTCAGCGCGCCGAACCCGCTGCCCAACCGGGATTTCCTGCGTGCTTACCGCAACGCCTGGGGCATGCCGCTGGGCATTCCGTCTACCGCTGGGCTGATCGGGCTGGGCGCGAAAGTGATGAACTCCGAGGCCGAACTGCTGCTCAAAAGTCGCTATGCCGTACCGGAGCGTCTGCTGAACGCGGGCTTCAAATTTGAATATCCAGCCTGGCCGGAAGCGATTGCCGCGCTGGTGGCCGAGGTCCGGGAAGTGGGTCATGCGGCCCGCTAG
- a CDS encoding MIP/aquaporin family protein translates to MLTKKLIAEAIGTFALLFAGMLSIANDATLLGVAFAHGLAIAVMAMALGTVSGGQFNPAISIGLSLTGHQKWSDTLAFIPAQFVGGILGAFAAVAVAGQDAMQKVGVGYGAATLGSGVSVGGGLLAEAITTAFLVLVVVKVAIHQKSVLGGLIVGLTIVVGILSVGPISGATMNPARALGAAVAGGTWANMWIYFVGPILGGALGAWLANFTEDLRPKPVPVGEMN, encoded by the coding sequence ATGCTGACCAAGAAGCTCATTGCCGAGGCCATCGGCACCTTTGCCCTGCTGTTTGCGGGCATGCTCTCCATCGCCAACGACGCGACGTTGCTGGGTGTGGCCTTCGCGCACGGGCTGGCAATTGCCGTGATGGCCATGGCGCTGGGCACCGTCAGCGGCGGGCAGTTCAACCCTGCCATCAGCATCGGCCTGAGCCTGACCGGACACCAGAAATGGAGCGACACGCTGGCCTTCATTCCCGCGCAGTTTGTGGGGGGCATCCTGGGGGCCTTTGCCGCCGTGGCGGTGGCCGGGCAGGACGCCATGCAAAAAGTCGGAGTCGGTTACGGCGCAGCAACTCTGGGCAGTGGCGTCAGCGTGGGCGGCGGTCTGCTGGCCGAGGCGATCACCACTGCCTTTCTGGTGCTGGTGGTGGTCAAGGTGGCCATTCACCAGAAAAGCGTGCTGGGCGGCCTGATCGTGGGTCTGACCATCGTGGTGGGCATTCTGTCCGTCGGCCCCATCAGCGGCGCAACCATGAACCCGGCCCGTGCCCTGGGCGCAGCGGTGGCGGGCGGTACCTGGGCCAACATGTGGATTTACTTCGTGGGGCCGATCCTGGGCGGCGCGCTGGGTGCGTGGCTGGCCAACTTCACCGAGGATCTGCGGCCCAAGCCCGTGCCCGTGGGCGAGATGAACTGA
- the cysK gene encoding cysteine synthase A, whose amino-acid sequence MVETLIGNTPLVQLRRVTEGGMADVFVKLEGQNPGGSIKDRTALGLIEDAERSGRLKPGGTIVEPTSGNTGIGLAQVAAAKGYKLILCMPAQMSEERKRTLRAYGAELVLTDPARRMLAAIEEAGRISEETGAVVMGQFTNPANPAVHERTTGPELWKQMDGRIDAFVYGSGTGGTISGVGRFLKSQNPDIQIIAVEPARSNVLSGGERGEHGFQGMGPGFIPDNLDRSIIDRVITVWEEDAYPLARRLAQEEGVFVGMSSGANAWASLQVARELGTGKRVATIACDTGARYLTTALFSDQTGTPPGYKPYSRERVPQEGQS is encoded by the coding sequence ATGGTTGAAACGCTGATTGGCAACACGCCGCTGGTGCAACTGCGCCGCGTGACGGAAGGCGGCATGGCCGACGTGTTCGTGAAACTGGAGGGCCAGAACCCCGGCGGCAGCATCAAGGACCGCACCGCGCTGGGATTGATCGAGGACGCCGAACGCAGCGGACGCCTGAAGCCCGGCGGCACCATCGTGGAACCCACCAGCGGCAATACCGGCATTGGGCTGGCGCAGGTGGCGGCGGCCAAGGGGTACAAACTGATCCTGTGCATGCCCGCCCAGATGAGCGAGGAGCGCAAGCGAACGCTCAGGGCCTACGGCGCAGAGCTGGTGCTGACTGATCCCGCACGCCGCATGCTGGCCGCCATCGAGGAAGCCGGGCGCATTTCTGAGGAAACTGGGGCCGTGGTGATGGGCCAGTTTACCAACCCCGCCAACCCCGCCGTCCACGAGCGCACCACCGGCCCGGAACTGTGGAAGCAGATGGACGGACGCATCGACGCCTTCGTGTATGGCAGCGGCACAGGGGGCACGATCAGCGGTGTGGGGCGGTTCCTTAAATCCCAGAACCCTGACATTCAGATCATCGCCGTGGAACCCGCCCGCAGCAATGTCCTCAGCGGCGGCGAGCGTGGCGAACACGGCTTTCAGGGCATGGGGCCAGGCTTTATTCCCGACAATCTGGACCGTAGCATCATTGACCGCGTGATCACCGTCTGGGAGGAGGACGCCTACCCGCTGGCCCGCCGTCTGGCCCAGGAGGAAGGGGTGTTCGTGGGCATGAGCAGCGGGGCCAACGCTTGGGCCTCGTTGCAGGTGGCCCGCGAACTGGGAACGGGGAAGCGCGTGGCCACCATCGCCTGTGACACTGGAGCGCGTTACCTGACCACGGCGCTTTTCAGTGACCAGACTGGGACGCCGCCGGGGTACAAACCGTACTCGCGCGAGCGGGTGCCGCAGGAAGGGCAGAGCTGA